From Streptomyces sp. NBC_01460, a single genomic window includes:
- a CDS encoding helix-turn-helix domain-containing protein, protein MGTPLGDFIRAKRDSIQPRSLGLPDHGRRRAPGLRRSDLAGRAGISVEYLTRLEQGRDRNPSVAVVNAVADALSLSPSERGHLRYLTKISGGECTAHAEPAPPAREIRPPVLETLRLLEPGIAMVTNRLGDVLARTSAYESVTSGTGLLDDDSPNLTRYVFTDPRARTFFADWEEIADEQAFDLWHAPSVESSEWFTAELAPVAGAEFTRRLHAHAVPRRGPLRLNHPSGCELRLLRETLDLSADSQQLVVLLPLDEATAQAVDRLRGLPPHGRLRALS, encoded by the coding sequence ATGGGGACGCCGTTGGGGGATTTCATCCGGGCCAAGCGTGACAGCATCCAGCCGCGGTCGCTGGGACTGCCGGACCACGGCCGCCGCAGGGCACCGGGGCTGAGGCGCTCGGACCTCGCCGGCCGGGCCGGGATCAGCGTGGAATACCTGACCCGCCTGGAACAGGGCCGGGACCGCAACCCTTCGGTCGCGGTGGTGAACGCGGTCGCGGACGCGCTCAGCCTCTCCCCCTCGGAACGCGGCCATCTGCGCTACCTCACGAAGATCAGCGGCGGCGAGTGCACCGCCCACGCCGAGCCCGCGCCACCGGCCCGCGAGATCCGTCCGCCGGTCCTGGAGACCCTCCGCCTCCTGGAGCCCGGCATCGCCATGGTGACCAACCGGCTGGGCGACGTCCTCGCCCGCACCAGTGCGTACGAGTCCGTCACGAGCGGGACCGGGCTGCTCGACGACGACTCCCCGAACCTCACGCGCTACGTCTTCACCGACCCCCGCGCCCGGACGTTCTTCGCCGACTGGGAGGAGATCGCGGACGAGCAGGCCTTCGACCTGTGGCACGCCCCGTCCGTCGAGAGCTCCGAGTGGTTCACCGCGGAGCTCGCCCCCGTGGCCGGCGCCGAATTCACCCGCCGTCTGCACGCTCACGCGGTTCCCCGTCGCGGCCCTCTGCGCCTCAACCATCCGTCCGGGTGTGAACTCCGCCTGCTCCGCGAGACGCTCGATCTCTCCGCCGACTCCCAGCAGCTGGTCGTCCTCCTGCCCCTGGACGAGGCCACGGCCCAGGCCGTGGACCGCCTCCGCGGCCTGCCACCGCACGGCCGGCTCCGGGCCCTCTCCTGA
- a CDS encoding dynamin family protein, whose translation MDVRPQLIDALSALRDRVAAVRLPLPLPGAPRARQTRTELLAQLDDYLVPRLKDPEAPLLAVIGGSTGAGKSTLVNSLVGCRVSEAGVLRPTTRTPVLVCHPDDHHWFAGVRVLPQLTRVWLPPGQVPDPDGLDHLGADGERDDTVLRVETAATLPRGLALLDAPDIDSLVVRNRVLAAELICAADVWVMVTTASRYADAVPWHLLRTAKEYDASLVIVLDRVPHQVIGEVSRQYAALLTRAGLGEVPRFTIPELPESAGGGSGLLPTTAVAPLRAWLTHRAQDPAARQQAVGRTASGVIDSLNVRMPELAGAVAAQYAAAVRLTGVVEEAYGKELARVRRRLRDGAVLAGGARTRWRGYPLYSTAGELLDALVESLAALLQCAVASSDEQIRTTWQREPAAGIFRFEDAGREAGGWGPAEDIQGRIGMAVRRWRRVLEELAEEETRLLERNAAPDAETVAALLAAVLLGGRRARGAGEQLAERIGAQGALRLRDKGGALLTGCLDQVVHGERDRRLAPLDALEVAPEPQAALIAALSVLQKERWQR comes from the coding sequence ATGGACGTACGGCCCCAGCTCATCGACGCACTTTCCGCCCTGCGCGACCGTGTCGCTGCCGTGCGTCTTCCACTTCCGCTGCCGGGCGCCCCGCGCGCCCGGCAGACGCGGACCGAACTCCTCGCCCAGCTCGACGACTACCTCGTACCCCGGCTCAAGGATCCCGAGGCGCCGCTGCTCGCGGTCATCGGGGGATCCACCGGCGCGGGCAAGTCGACGCTCGTCAATTCGCTGGTGGGGTGCCGGGTCAGTGAGGCCGGTGTGCTGCGCCCGACGACGCGCACGCCCGTACTCGTCTGCCACCCGGACGACCACCACTGGTTCGCCGGGGTGCGGGTGCTCCCGCAGCTCACCCGCGTGTGGCTGCCTCCGGGGCAGGTCCCGGACCCGGACGGGCTCGACCACCTCGGCGCCGACGGCGAGCGGGACGACACCGTGCTGCGGGTGGAGACCGCCGCGACCCTCCCCCGGGGGCTGGCCCTCCTGGACGCCCCCGACATCGACTCGCTCGTCGTACGGAACAGGGTCCTGGCCGCCGAGCTCATCTGCGCCGCCGACGTATGGGTCATGGTGACCACCGCGTCCCGGTACGCCGACGCCGTGCCGTGGCATCTGCTGCGCACCGCCAAGGAGTACGACGCCTCCCTGGTCATCGTCCTGGACCGGGTGCCGCACCAGGTGATCGGCGAGGTGTCCCGGCAGTACGCGGCCCTGCTCACCCGGGCCGGCCTGGGTGAGGTGCCCCGCTTCACCATCCCGGAGCTGCCCGAGTCCGCGGGCGGCGGCAGCGGACTGCTGCCCACCACCGCCGTCGCGCCCCTGCGCGCCTGGCTCACGCACCGGGCGCAGGACCCGGCGGCCCGTCAGCAGGCCGTCGGGCGCACGGCGTCCGGGGTCATCGACTCGCTCAACGTGCGGATGCCCGAGCTCGCCGGGGCGGTGGCCGCGCAGTACGCGGCGGCCGTGCGGCTGACCGGGGTGGTCGAGGAGGCGTACGGGAAGGAGCTGGCGCGCGTGCGGCGGCGCCTCCGGGACGGCGCGGTGCTCGCGGGGGGTGCCCGCACCCGGTGGCGCGGTTACCCGCTCTACAGCACCGCGGGAGAGCTGCTGGACGCCCTCGTGGAGAGCCTGGCGGCCCTGCTGCAGTGTGCCGTGGCGTCGTCCGACGAGCAGATCCGCACCACGTGGCAGCGCGAGCCCGCCGCCGGGATCTTCCGCTTCGAGGACGCCGGCCGGGAGGCCGGCGGATGGGGGCCGGCCGAGGACATCCAGGGCCGGATCGGCATGGCCGTACGCCGCTGGCGTCGGGTCCTGGAGGAACTGGCCGAGGAGGAGACGCGGCTGCTCGAACGCAACGCCGCGCCCGACGCCGAGACGGTGGCGGCGCTGCTCGCCGCCGTCCTCCTCGGCGGACGCCGTGCCCGGGGCGCAGGGGAGCAGCTCGCCGAGCGGATCGGCGCCCAGGGGGCGCTGCGGCTCCGCGACAAGGGCGGGGCCCTGCTCACCGGCTGCCTGGACCAGGTCGTGCACGGCGAGCGCGACCGGCGGCTCGCCCCGCTGGACGCGCTCGAAGTCGCCCCCGAGCCGCAGGCCGCACTCATCGCCGCGCTGTCCGTACTGCAGAAGGAGAGGTGGCAGCGATGA
- a CDS encoding serine/threonine-protein kinase has translation MFRPLGPQDPRETAGYRLLARIGEGGMGTVYLSHTRGGQAVALKLIRQEFGDDPEFRRRFEQEVQAARRVQGYHLVPVVDHDTSGPLPWLASAYVPGVALHTALETYGPLPIPAVFQLVGCTAQALAAIHAAGVVHRDLKPGNILLGPAGPCVIDFGIARAADATQLTRSGGLIGTPQFMSPEHALGDAVGPATDVFSLGLIAALAATGRHPYGEGGAITIAAQIANTSHRPPRLDGYPEALHPLLERCLTAAPEDRATPAELAGLCERAAGRSLRDFGGWLPPALTAEIARREQASRQQPPAPAQGTGQGTAGTGWGATVPPSSGTAGGQPAPSGTWTPASPGTAPRPPATAPPGPTPPAAPARRLPRALLVAGAVVALVLAVTVTWMIARPDDDAKGAGTTAGPTKAAQTGGGSPSKKEEGGSAAPEAGATYTEVFADKPLTIRAPAYGTGTHVDLDAPKLFPNGMIGEKEDLEMTYQDWSNDDLQFLTPMGRSTGTSPQECRDGADTDTLPSSVLSEDLTSGEVIAKGTILCTVTAEGSLAMLEITDVLPNSVKGELANELPDFVTKLTLWKIDE, from the coding sequence ATCTTCAGACCTCTCGGGCCCCAGGATCCGCGCGAGACCGCCGGTTACCGGCTCCTCGCCCGCATCGGCGAGGGAGGGATGGGCACCGTCTACCTGTCGCACACACGGGGCGGGCAGGCCGTGGCCCTGAAGCTCATCCGGCAGGAGTTCGGTGACGACCCCGAATTCCGCCGCCGGTTCGAACAGGAGGTGCAGGCCGCCCGCCGGGTCCAGGGGTACCACCTCGTCCCCGTCGTCGACCACGACACCTCGGGACCGCTGCCCTGGCTGGCGTCCGCCTACGTCCCCGGAGTGGCGCTCCACACCGCGCTGGAGACGTACGGACCGCTGCCGATCCCGGCGGTGTTCCAGCTCGTCGGCTGCACCGCGCAGGCCCTGGCCGCGATCCACGCCGCCGGGGTCGTGCACCGGGACCTCAAGCCCGGCAACATCCTGCTGGGCCCGGCGGGACCGTGCGTCATCGACTTCGGCATCGCCCGCGCGGCCGACGCCACCCAGCTCACCCGCAGCGGCGGCCTGATCGGCACCCCGCAGTTCATGTCGCCGGAGCACGCGCTCGGTGACGCCGTCGGCCCCGCCACCGATGTCTTCTCGCTCGGGCTGATCGCGGCCCTCGCCGCCACCGGACGGCACCCGTACGGGGAGGGCGGTGCCATCACCATCGCCGCCCAGATCGCCAACACCTCGCACCGGCCGCCCCGGCTGGACGGGTATCCGGAGGCGCTGCACCCCCTCCTGGAGCGCTGTCTGACCGCCGCGCCCGAGGACCGCGCCACCCCGGCCGAGCTGGCCGGGCTGTGCGAGCGGGCCGCGGGCCGCTCGCTGCGCGACTTCGGCGGCTGGCTGCCACCGGCGCTCACCGCGGAGATCGCCCGCCGGGAGCAGGCCTCCCGGCAGCAGCCGCCCGCCCCCGCCCAGGGGACCGGCCAGGGCACCGCGGGGACCGGCTGGGGCGCCACCGTGCCCCCCTCCTCCGGCACGGCCGGCGGGCAGCCCGCACCGTCCGGCACCTGGACGCCGGCCTCGCCGGGTACCGCGCCCCGGCCCCCCGCCACGGCCCCGCCCGGCCCCACGCCGCCCGCCGCTCCGGCCCGCCGCCTGCCGCGCGCCCTGCTCGTGGCCGGCGCGGTGGTCGCCCTCGTCCTCGCGGTCACGGTGACCTGGATGATCGCGCGCCCCGACGACGACGCCAAGGGCGCCGGTACCACGGCTGGGCCCACCAAGGCAGCGCAGACGGGCGGAGGTTCGCCCTCGAAGAAGGAGGAGGGCGGATCGGCCGCGCCGGAGGCCGGGGCCACGTACACGGAGGTCTTCGCGGACAAGCCGCTGACGATCCGGGCGCCCGCCTACGGCACCGGCACCCACGTGGACCTGGATGCGCCGAAGCTGTTCCCGAACGGCATGATCGGCGAGAAGGAGGACCTGGAGATGACCTATCAGGACTGGTCCAACGACGACCTGCAGTTCCTCACCCCCATGGGCAGGAGCACGGGCACCAGTCCGCAGGAGTGCCGGGACGGCGCGGACACCGACACCCTGCCGTCGAGCGTCCTGTCGGAGGACCTGACGTCGGGCGAGGTCATCGCCAAGGGCACGATCCTCTGCACGGTGACGGCCGAGGGCTCACTCGCGATGCTGGAGATCACCGACGTCCTGCCGAACTCGGTCAAGGGCGAGCTGGCCAACGAGCTGCCGGACTTCGTGACGAAGCTGACCCTCTGGAAGATCGACGAGTAG
- a CDS encoding phosphoribosyltransferase family protein has product MLFTDRTDAGRRLAQALGHLESRRPVVLGLPRGGVPVAFEVARELGAPLDVIVVRKLGVPSHPELGFGAIGEGGVRVISDEIVRHAGVREKDLLSVERAEEAELLRRARAYREGRPRLPLKGRSVVVVDDGVATGATARAACRVVRAQGAAHVVLAVPVASPDTAARLREDVDEVVCLATPSLFSAVGEWYTDFSQTSDEEVVALLARASGGAVTAEDVEVDAGGVPLAGDLALPADAGAVVVFAHGSGSSRHSPRNRAVAAALNRAGLGTLLFDLLTPGEEVYRANVFDIGLLAGRLADTTRWLRNRVDLPVGSFGASTGAAAALRAAAAADSGIGAVVSRGGRPDLAGADLSGVRAPTLLVVGGDDTTVIDLNRQAQAALHCENRLEIVPGATHLFEEAGALDRVADLAQDWFTAHLFPGQP; this is encoded by the coding sequence GTGCTGTTCACCGACCGCACGGACGCCGGGCGCCGGCTCGCCCAGGCGCTCGGCCACCTGGAGTCGCGCCGGCCCGTCGTCCTGGGGCTGCCCCGCGGGGGTGTCCCGGTCGCGTTCGAGGTGGCTCGGGAGCTCGGCGCCCCGCTCGATGTGATCGTGGTCCGCAAGCTCGGGGTGCCGTCCCATCCGGAGCTTGGGTTCGGTGCCATCGGCGAGGGCGGGGTGCGGGTCATCAGCGACGAGATCGTCCGCCACGCAGGGGTCCGCGAGAAGGATCTCCTGTCCGTCGAGCGCGCCGAGGAGGCGGAGCTCCTCCGCCGGGCCCGGGCGTACCGGGAGGGGCGGCCGCGTCTGCCGCTGAAGGGGCGGTCGGTCGTCGTGGTGGACGACGGGGTCGCCACCGGGGCGACGGCGAGGGCCGCCTGCCGGGTGGTGCGGGCGCAGGGCGCCGCCCATGTCGTCCTGGCCGTGCCCGTCGCGTCGCCGGACACCGCCGCCCGGCTGCGTGAGGACGTCGACGAGGTCGTGTGCCTCGCCACGCCGAGCCTCTTCTCCGCCGTGGGCGAGTGGTACACGGACTTCTCCCAGACCTCCGACGAGGAGGTCGTCGCCCTGTTGGCGCGGGCCTCGGGCGGCGCCGTCACGGCCGAGGACGTCGAGGTGGACGCGGGCGGGGTCCCGCTCGCCGGGGACCTCGCGCTGCCCGCGGACGCGGGAGCGGTCGTGGTGTTCGCCCACGGCTCGGGCAGCAGCCGCCACAGCCCGCGCAACCGCGCCGTGGCCGCGGCCCTGAACCGCGCCGGCCTGGGCACCCTCCTCTTCGACCTGCTCACGCCCGGCGAGGAGGTCTACCGCGCGAACGTCTTCGACATCGGGCTGCTCGCCGGGCGGCTGGCCGACACCACCCGCTGGCTGAGGAACCGCGTGGACCTCCCGGTCGGCTCGTTCGGGGCGAGCACGGGGGCGGCGGCCGCGCTGAGGGCCGCCGCCGCGGCGGACTCGGGCATCGGCGCCGTGGTCTCCCGGGGCGGGCGTCCCGATCTGGCCGGTGCCGATCTGTCCGGCGTACGGGCGCCCACCCTGCTCGTCGTGGGCGGCGACGACACCACCGTGATCGACCTCAACCGTCAGGCGCAGGCGGCGCTGCACTGCGAGAACCGGCTGGAGATCGTCCCCGGCGCCACGCATCTGTTCGAGGAGGCGGGCGCCCTGGACCGGGTCGCGGACCTCGCCCAGGACTGGTTCACAGCACACCTTTTTCCCGGTCAGCCGTAA
- a CDS encoding single-stranded DNA-binding protein translates to MNETLVTLVGNVATPVDFRETATGSTARLRLAVTPRRWDREQQIWTDGRTGFYTVWARRTLAANLSGSVSVGEPLVVHGRLKVREEERDGVWRTSVDIEAVAVGHDLTRGTAAFRRVARADPTLTAPTHRQKPATEMVSMS, encoded by the coding sequence ATGAACGAGACCTTGGTGACGCTGGTGGGAAACGTCGCGACACCGGTGGACTTCCGGGAGACGGCGACCGGATCGACGGCCAGACTCCGTCTGGCGGTGACGCCCCGGCGGTGGGACCGGGAGCAGCAGATCTGGACGGACGGGCGTACCGGTTTCTACACCGTGTGGGCCCGGCGGACACTCGCGGCAAATCTGTCCGGATCGGTCTCGGTAGGGGAGCCGCTCGTCGTACACGGCCGCCTGAAGGTGCGTGAGGAGGAGCGGGACGGGGTGTGGAGGACCTCCGTGGACATCGAGGCCGTGGCCGTCGGGCACGACCTGACCAGGGGAACGGCCGCGTTCCGGCGGGTGGCCAGAGCCGATCCCACGCTGACGGCGCCTACGCATCGTCAGAAACCGGCCACGGAAATGGTATCGATGTCCTGA
- a CDS encoding YfjP family GTPase — translation MTAVTDQGRDHGPGPEPERDGPEDPREEERRWDDGLIARRAADAAQDELPPRGEPDPQDEPGPQVEAYGLPGSPLRPRLDALRELVGLSRARLDGDTLAEAGRVLDEASARQRLSSRHTVVAVAGATGSGKSTLFNALAGVQISDTGLRRPTTSAPIACSWTDGAAGLLDRLAVPGRLRRRPVQGGTATDEALQGLVLVDLPDHDSAATGHREQVDRVLALVDAVIWVVDPEKYADAALHERYLRPLAGHAEVSFVVLNQIDRLSGEAADLVLDDLRRLLDEDGMAVGEHGEPGVTVMPLSALSGAGVGDLRELLGRFVQARTAAARRLSADVDAAAARLRPVYVAEGRPGLGERAREQFTDRLAEAVGAAAAGQAAEREWRRNAGRACGTPWLRLWRWYESTRQLGGLDLMAQALAPPEEELTARQRVEQAVRKLSDDAVDGLPAPWAQAVREAAVNGAKGLPEALDELARNAQAGAPGRGRGRAGDTGSTAVGAGGKGPATGSGRRGSGLPDTAASPAAGGRGNRAARPPRPAWWPAAVFAQASMTLLQIFGGLWLLGQIVGVIEPGLLVPALLMLAGVIGGPLVEWSCAAAARGPARRYGQEAERRLREAASGCGRARVLDPVAAELARYREVRERYVAVTELSTTSG, via the coding sequence ATGACTGCCGTCACTGACCAGGGCCGGGACCACGGACCGGGGCCGGAACCGGAGCGCGACGGCCCGGAGGACCCCCGGGAGGAGGAGCGGCGCTGGGACGACGGGCTGATCGCCCGCCGTGCCGCCGACGCGGCCCAGGACGAGCTGCCTCCCCGGGGCGAGCCCGACCCGCAGGACGAGCCCGGGCCCCAGGTCGAGGCGTACGGACTGCCCGGCAGCCCGCTGCGGCCACGACTGGACGCGCTGCGCGAGCTGGTCGGACTCTCCCGCGCCCGGCTGGACGGGGACACCCTCGCCGAGGCGGGGCGCGTGCTCGACGAGGCGTCGGCCCGCCAGCGGCTCTCCTCCCGGCACACGGTCGTCGCCGTCGCGGGAGCCACCGGCAGCGGGAAGTCCACCCTCTTCAACGCGCTCGCCGGCGTCCAGATCTCCGACACCGGACTGCGCAGGCCGACCACCTCGGCCCCGATCGCCTGCAGCTGGACCGACGGCGCCGCCGGGCTGCTCGACCGGCTGGCCGTCCCCGGCCGACTGCGGCGCAGGCCGGTGCAGGGCGGCACGGCCACGGACGAGGCGCTCCAGGGGCTCGTCCTGGTGGACCTGCCCGACCACGACTCGGCGGCGACGGGCCACCGGGAGCAGGTGGACCGGGTGCTCGCCCTGGTCGACGCGGTGATCTGGGTCGTCGACCCGGAGAAGTACGCCGACGCGGCCCTGCACGAACGCTATCTGCGACCGCTGGCCGGGCACGCCGAGGTCTCCTTCGTCGTGCTCAACCAGATCGACCGGCTCTCCGGTGAGGCCGCCGACCTGGTCCTGGACGATCTGCGCCGGCTGCTCGACGAGGACGGCATGGCGGTGGGGGAGCACGGCGAACCCGGCGTCACCGTCATGCCCCTGTCCGCGCTCAGCGGGGCCGGTGTGGGTGACCTGCGCGAGCTGCTCGGCAGATTCGTCCAGGCCCGTACGGCTGCCGCCCGCAGGCTCTCCGCCGACGTGGACGCCGCCGCCGCCCGCCTCCGGCCGGTGTACGTCGCCGAGGGCCGGCCGGGGCTCGGCGAGCGGGCCCGCGAGCAGTTCACCGACCGGCTCGCCGAAGCCGTGGGCGCGGCCGCGGCCGGGCAGGCGGCGGAGCGCGAGTGGCGCAGGAACGCGGGACGGGCCTGCGGGACGCCCTGGCTGCGGCTGTGGCGCTGGTACGAGTCCACCAGGCAGCTCGGCGGCCTCGACCTGATGGCTCAGGCGCTCGCGCCGCCGGAGGAGGAGCTCACCGCCCGGCAGCGGGTGGAGCAGGCCGTCCGGAAGCTGTCGGACGACGCGGTGGACGGACTGCCCGCACCGTGGGCGCAGGCCGTACGGGAAGCGGCGGTGAACGGGGCGAAGGGGCTGCCGGAGGCGCTCGACGAACTCGCGCGGAACGCCCAGGCGGGAGCCCCCGGCCGGGGGCGCGGGAGGGCCGGGGACACCGGATCCACCGCGGTGGGAGCGGGCGGGAAGGGCCCGGCCACGGGCTCGGGGAGGCGCGGTTCCGGTCTGCCGGACACCGCCGCTTCTCCCGCCGCCGGGGGGCGGGGGAACCGTGCCGCCAGGCCGCCGCGCCCGGCGTGGTGGCCGGCGGCGGTGTTCGCACAGGCCTCGATGACGCTGCTCCAGATCTTCGGCGGGCTGTGGCTGCTCGGGCAGATCGTGGGCGTGATCGAGCCCGGCCTGCTCGTCCCGGCCCTGCTCATGCTGGCCGGGGTGATCGGCGGCCCGCTCGTCGAGTGGTCGTGCGCGGCAGCGGCACGAGGGCCCGCGCGCAGGTACGGGCAGGAGGCCGAGCGGCGGCTCCGCGAGGCGGCGTCCGGCTGCGGCCGGGCCAGGGTCCTCGACCCGGTGGCGGCGGAGCTGGCGCGCTACCGCGAGGTGCGGGAGCGCTACGTGGCGGTGACGGAGTTGTCCACAACCAGCGGGTAG
- a CDS encoding LAETG motif-containing sortase-dependent surface protein, whose translation MFSVSSASTSSSATGGSPGGRSKGHGRGLVRTAAAVLATGLVAAGTIVGATAATAAPADENGQHQGGAVAVLDGLKTYGTAELNTGEGNKPQELPAGLFEMKVDGGGTIQTYCIDFHTPTKDDAKYLETPWDQSSLGANPDAGKVRWILQHSYPQVNDFAALAEKAGTGPLDEKTAAAGTQVAIWRFSDKADVTAKDADAEKLADWLEANAQNVAEPKASVELSPAAVSGKAGEQLGPITVHTDAGQVSVAPPADAAASGVQVTDKAGKPVTEAADGTDLYFSVPEDATDGSASFSVQASTSVPVGRVFAGLIKSQTMILAGSSESTVSATATATWAEKGAVPAVTAEKNCAKGGVDITASNTGDEAFTFELAGTEHTIPAGETRTVTVPVGEDEAYDFTITGPGGFSKNFKGVLDCETAGTPAPGDDVTTQTGSEPTPAVSTPATEGDLAATGGSSATPVIAGVAIALVVLGGGAVFFLRRKKTQTSGE comes from the coding sequence GTGTTTTCTGTGTCTTCAGCATCCACGTCGTCGTCGGCGACGGGGGGCTCCCCAGGGGGCCGGAGCAAGGGCCACGGCCGCGGTCTCGTCAGGACGGCCGCCGCGGTGCTGGCCACCGGGCTGGTCGCTGCGGGAACGATCGTCGGAGCGACGGCCGCCACGGCCGCGCCGGCGGACGAGAACGGTCAGCACCAGGGTGGTGCGGTGGCCGTACTGGACGGTCTGAAGACCTACGGCACCGCCGAGCTCAACACCGGTGAGGGCAACAAGCCCCAGGAGCTGCCCGCCGGCCTGTTCGAGATGAAGGTCGACGGCGGCGGCACCATCCAGACGTACTGCATCGACTTCCACACGCCCACCAAGGACGACGCGAAGTACCTGGAGACCCCCTGGGACCAGTCTTCGCTCGGCGCCAACCCGGACGCCGGCAAGGTGCGCTGGATCCTGCAGCACTCCTACCCGCAGGTCAACGACTTCGCGGCGCTCGCCGAGAAGGCCGGTACCGGTCCTCTCGACGAGAAGACCGCCGCCGCCGGCACCCAGGTCGCGATCTGGCGCTTCTCGGACAAGGCCGACGTGACGGCCAAGGACGCGGACGCCGAGAAGCTCGCCGACTGGCTGGAGGCGAACGCCCAGAACGTCGCGGAGCCCAAGGCGTCCGTGGAGCTGTCCCCGGCCGCTGTCTCCGGCAAGGCCGGTGAGCAGCTGGGTCCGATCACCGTCCACACCGACGCCGGCCAGGTCTCGGTGGCACCGCCCGCCGACGCCGCCGCCAGCGGGGTCCAGGTCACCGACAAGGCCGGCAAGCCCGTCACCGAGGCCGCCGACGGCACCGACCTGTACTTCTCCGTCCCCGAGGACGCCACCGACGGCTCCGCCTCGTTCTCCGTCCAGGCCTCGACCTCCGTGCCCGTGGGCCGGGTCTTCGCCGGGCTGATCAAGAGCCAGACGATGATCCTCGCCGGCTCCAGCGAGTCCACCGTCTCCGCGACGGCGACCGCCACCTGGGCCGAGAAGGGCGCCGTCCCGGCGGTGACCGCGGAGAAGAACTGCGCCAAGGGCGGCGTCGACATCACCGCGAGCAACACCGGTGACGAGGCGTTCACCTTCGAGCTCGCCGGCACCGAGCACACCATCCCGGCCGGCGAGACCCGCACGGTGACCGTCCCGGTCGGCGAGGACGAGGCCTACGACTTCACGATCACCGGCCCCGGCGGCTTCAGCAAGAACTTCAAGGGCGTCCTGGACTGCGAGACCGCAGGCACCCCCGCCCCGGGTGACGACGTGACCACGCAGACCGGCTCCGAGCCCACGCCCGCCGTGAGCACCCCCGCCACCGAGGGTGACCTCGCCGCGACCGGCGGCTCCAGCGCCACCCCCGTCATCGCGGGTGTCGCGATCGCCCTCGTCGTCCTCGGCGGCGGCGCGGTCTTCTTCCTCCGCCGGAAGAAGACGCAGACCAGCGGTGAGTGA
- a CDS encoding NADPH-dependent FMN reductase: MDNNRHKLVILVGSVREGRFGPVVASWVAEQAYGHGAFDVEVVDLADTDIPLELPAESPKYAGADYPRPAGMAALTAALEGADAFIVVSPEYNHSYPASLKAAIDWHFTQWTAKPVAFVSYGGAAGGRHAVLHLENVLTELHAVTIRDGLAFPNYFTAWENGRPLDAAAPGYAKTLLEQLAWWAGALRTAREAEPYPA; the protein is encoded by the coding sequence ATGGACAACAACAGGCACAAGCTGGTGATCCTCGTCGGAAGCGTCCGGGAGGGGCGGTTCGGCCCGGTCGTGGCCTCCTGGGTCGCCGAACAGGCTTACGGCCACGGCGCCTTCGACGTGGAGGTCGTCGATCTGGCCGATACCGACATCCCGTTGGAGCTTCCGGCGGAATCACCGAAGTACGCGGGGGCCGACTACCCCCGTCCGGCCGGGATGGCGGCGTTGACGGCCGCCCTGGAGGGTGCCGACGCCTTCATCGTGGTGTCGCCCGAGTACAACCACAGCTATCCCGCCTCGCTGAAGGCGGCCATCGACTGGCACTTCACCCAGTGGACGGCCAAGCCCGTCGCCTTCGTCAGCTACGGCGGCGCGGCAGGCGGCCGGCACGCTGTGCTGCACCTGGAGAACGTGCTGACCGAGCTGCACGCCGTGACGATCCGGGACGGCCTCGCCTTCCCGAACTACTTCACGGCGTGGGAGAACGGCCGCCCCCTCGACGCCGCGGCCCCCGGGTACGCCAAGACGCTGCTCGAGCAGCTGGCCTGGTGGGCGGGTGCCCTGCGGACGGCGCGAGAGGCGGAGCCCTACCCGGCGTGA